Proteins co-encoded in one Dehalogenimonas sp. WBC-2 genomic window:
- a CDS encoding MiaB family protein (MiaB family protein, possibly involved in tRNA or rRNA modification) has product MIETLGCKLNQSESETMWRDLTAAGYSMVNRGEYCDVLILNSCTVTQIADRKARQTIRAAAISNPDIKIIVTGCYAQRTKESLYTLPGVIMVEGNAAKAKMPESLRRLGCTPDDIHFRSTLFPHNRSLIKIQDGCDQHCAYCIVPLVRPKKSCVNPKSIINQINLRQADGCREVVLTGTEIGEYQSDGLDLTGLLDRILTETSVERIRISSLQPKELSEKLIDLWRNTRLCRHFHLSLQSGTDNVLRRMRRRYTTNDYRRTVDMIRAVVPNAGITTDIITGFPGETDEDFEASFQFIDNIGFARLHVFPFSPRPGTAAATMPGRLNAEVLKARSARLRRLAQRCETGFKQSCNGLTLEVLIEEYKDNKWVGYTDNYIRVALQSDTPLNNQIISVLM; this is encoded by the coding sequence TTGATTGAAACCCTTGGTTGTAAATTAAATCAGTCCGAATCTGAAACGATGTGGCGGGATCTTACAGCCGCCGGTTATTCAATGGTCAACCGGGGGGAATACTGCGATGTATTAATACTCAATAGCTGCACAGTTACTCAGATCGCTGACCGAAAGGCGCGCCAAACTATCCGTGCGGCAGCAATCTCCAATCCTGACATTAAAATCATAGTCACTGGCTGTTACGCCCAGCGGACAAAAGAATCACTATACACTTTGCCAGGAGTTATAATGGTGGAGGGCAACGCAGCAAAAGCCAAGATGCCGGAAAGTCTTAGACGCCTCGGTTGTACACCAGATGATATTCATTTCAGATCAACACTTTTTCCCCATAATCGCTCCTTGATCAAGATACAGGACGGTTGCGATCAACATTGTGCTTACTGCATCGTACCGCTGGTCAGACCAAAAAAGTCTTGTGTAAACCCCAAGAGCATTATCAACCAGATTAACCTTCGCCAAGCTGATGGCTGCCGGGAGGTGGTATTGACCGGAACAGAGATCGGGGAATACCAAAGTGATGGTCTTGATTTAACCGGGTTACTTGACCGCATCCTTACAGAAACATCAGTTGAAAGGATCAGAATTTCTTCCCTCCAGCCTAAGGAGCTTTCGGAGAAGCTTATAGATCTTTGGCGAAATACCCGTCTTTGCCGGCATTTTCATCTATCACTCCAAAGCGGTACAGACAATGTATTGCGGCGTATGCGGCGGCGTTACACTACCAACGATTATAGGCGGACTGTGGATATGATCAGAGCGGTGGTTCCCAATGCCGGTATTACCACAGATATAATCACCGGTTTTCCTGGTGAAACAGATGAGGATTTTGAGGCCAGTTTCCAATTCATTGATAACATTGGGTTCGCTCGCCTGCACGTTTTTCCGTTCTCGCCCCGTCCCGGTACTGCTGCCGCCACTATGCCGGGACGATTAAACGCTGAAGTCCTCAAAGCCCGGAGCGCACGTTTGAGACGGTTAGCTCAGCGATGCGAGACTGGCTTTAAGCAAAGTTGCAATGGACTGACATTAGAAGTGCTTATTGAAGAATATAAAGACAATAAATGGGTTGGTTACACAGATAACTATATCCGCGTGGCATTACAAAGCGACACTCCTCTTAATAACCAAATCATCTCTGTCCTTATGTAA
- a CDS encoding acetyltransferase (acetyltransferase, GNAT family): MAIIPVIRRAKTADIPTIVLYNMALALETEGKQLDGTTVTAGVNHFLSNQKFGFYIIAEIDGKTAAQTMITYEWSDWRNGVIWWIQSVYVAPEYRRRGLYRSLYQYIKAASQDDGSVPELRLYVDQHNKSAQRTYQALGMQQSHYLLFATDL, from the coding sequence ATGGCTATTATACCTGTTATCCGTCGCGCTAAAACTGCTGATATCCCCACTATTGTTTTATACAACATGGCTCTTGCCTTGGAAACCGAGGGTAAACAATTAGATGGGACAACCGTGACCGCTGGTGTGAATCATTTTTTAAGCAACCAGAAATTCGGTTTTTATATCATCGCGGAGATTGATGGCAAGACCGCTGCGCAAACAATGATTACCTATGAATGGAGCGATTGGCGCAATGGCGTCATCTGGTGGATCCAGAGTGTTTATGTTGCCCCGGAGTATCGCCGCCGCGGTCTGTACCGCAGCCTGTATCAGTACATAAAAGCTGCCTCTCAGGACGATGGAAGCGTACCCGAATTAAGACTTTATGTTGACCAGCACAATAAATCGGCACAGCGGACTTACCAGGCTTTAGGCATGCAACAAAGTCACTATCTTTTGTTTGCAACCGACCTTTGA
- a CDS encoding glutamate transport ATP-binding protein, producing the protein MAEPIINIEDVHKHFGHVQALRGVSLKVEQGEVVVIIGPSGSGKSTLLRCINRLEEYDSGRIVVDGISLDSTQNINAVRREVGMVFQSFNLFSHLSVIDNLMLAQRQVRKRNKEEAREVAKQLLVKVGIPEKANAYPGQLSGGQQQRVAIARALAMNPKIMLFDEPTSALDPEMIKEVLDVMSALATEGMTMVVVSHEMGFARAAANRMVFMDEGLIVEMATPHDFFANPKQERSRAFLSKVLHIH; encoded by the coding sequence ATGGCTGAACCTATTATAAATATAGAGGATGTCCACAAGCATTTTGGGCACGTGCAGGCGTTGCGAGGTGTAAGCCTGAAAGTAGAACAGGGTGAAGTTGTTGTTATTATAGGCCCGTCGGGCTCAGGAAAATCCACTTTGCTACGGTGTATCAATAGATTAGAGGAATATGATTCCGGCCGAATCGTGGTGGATGGTATTTCACTGGACAGTACTCAAAATATCAATGCCGTCCGTCGCGAAGTAGGGATGGTTTTCCAGTCGTTTAATCTTTTCTCTCACCTGTCTGTGATTGATAATCTCATGCTAGCGCAACGGCAGGTACGTAAGCGCAATAAAGAAGAAGCGCGCGAGGTGGCCAAACAACTGCTGGTTAAGGTTGGCATACCCGAGAAAGCCAACGCCTATCCTGGACAACTTTCAGGCGGGCAGCAACAACGTGTAGCTATTGCCAGGGCGCTGGCGATGAATCCCAAGATCATGCTTTTTGATGAACCAACATCGGCGCTTGACCCCGAGATGATAAAAGAAGTGCTGGATGTGATGAGCGCACTGGCTACGGAAGGCATGACTATGGTGGTGGTATCTCATGAAATGGGGTTCGCCAGAGCGGCGGCTAACCGGATGGTTTTCATGGATGAAGGACTCATTGTGGAGATGGCGACGCCACATGATTTCTTTGCCAATCCCAAGCAGGAGCGGTCGCGCGCGTTCCTCTCCAAAGTGCTGCATATCCACTAG
- a CDS encoding amino acid ABC transporter permease (amino acid ABC transporter, permease protein, His-Glu-Gln-Arg-opine family), with product MKEIEKVIPPEKELSFVTGGEVNIRQDPWWWLVAAVAALILLLVVVQPDPFKNIVVFARDGVLVTILVTVVSYFLMLIAGLFGGLGRLAKNKIIFGISTLYVEIIRGIPLLVQLIGWYFASPVIIQKIGTWLSYQPLIEYRANPIVTAILAITVCYGAYMSEIVRAGIQSIPKGQMEAARSLGMSHFQAMQFVILPQAFRVILPPMGNEFIALLKDSSLVSVVAVADLTRRGREFMAANFNPIETWAMVALLYLIMTLFAARVVSYIEKKTRYER from the coding sequence ATGAAAGAAATTGAGAAAGTAATTCCGCCGGAAAAGGAACTGAGTTTCGTGACCGGAGGAGAAGTCAATATCCGTCAGGATCCGTGGTGGTGGCTGGTGGCGGCGGTGGCGGCGTTGATACTGTTACTGGTGGTTGTCCAACCAGACCCTTTCAAGAATATCGTTGTTTTTGCTCGCGACGGCGTACTTGTAACCATTTTAGTGACCGTGGTGTCCTATTTTCTGATGCTGATAGCCGGTCTGTTCGGTGGTTTGGGGCGGCTGGCAAAAAACAAAATAATATTCGGCATTTCTACTCTTTACGTTGAGATCATTCGCGGGATACCTCTGCTTGTTCAGCTTATTGGTTGGTATTTTGCCTCCCCGGTGATAATCCAAAAAATCGGGACATGGTTGAGTTATCAACCATTGATCGAGTATCGGGCTAATCCCATTGTTACCGCAATTCTCGCCATCACCGTATGTTACGGCGCGTATATGAGCGAGATAGTCCGGGCGGGCATTCAAAGTATACCCAAGGGACAGATGGAAGCAGCTCGCAGCCTGGGTATGAGCCATTTTCAAGCCATGCAGTTCGTAATACTACCTCAGGCATTCCGTGTTATTCTGCCGCCGATGGGTAATGAATTCATCGCCTTGCTAAAAGACTCTTCTTTGGTCAGCGTGGTTGCTGTGGCTGACCTTACCCGCCGCGGCCGGGAGTTCATGGCGGCCAATTTTAATCCTATTGAGACCTGGGCGATGGTGGCATTGCTTTATCTTATTATGACTCTGTTTGCGGCACGCGTGGTCTCTTATATTGAGAAGAAGACCCGGTATGAAAGATAA
- a CDS encoding glutamine ABC transporter (glutamine ABC transporter, periplasmic glutamine-binding protein): MKKVSILLVMFALVAGLILPGCSDKNDDPTPTTGITKIRVATDATWPPFEYVDTATNKIVGFDIDLMNAIALKAGLEIEYVNVEWDPLLAGMAQGTYDAAISSITIKADRLAQMNFSDPYFTAGQIIVVRASNNTITGAANISGKVGVQTGTTGDDEVSAMTGVEKVSYDDITLAFTALLSNQIDAVVCDTPVADGYTTKYSTQLKTVGNVLTTEEYGIAVPKSKEAILAKINQGLAAVKADGTIEQLVLKWLVG, translated from the coding sequence ATGAAAAAAGTCTCAATTCTGCTGGTCATGTTTGCGCTTGTAGCCGGGTTGATATTACCGGGTTGCAGTGACAAAAATGATGATCCAACCCCAACGACAGGTATCACCAAGATTCGGGTAGCGACAGATGCGACCTGGCCGCCTTTTGAATATGTGGACACCGCAACTAATAAGATTGTCGGGTTTGATATTGATCTGATGAATGCCATCGCGTTGAAGGCCGGGTTAGAGATTGAATATGTAAACGTGGAATGGGATCCTCTCCTTGCCGGGATGGCTCAAGGAACCTATGATGCCGCTATTTCCTCCATTACTATTAAGGCTGACCGTTTGGCACAGATGAATTTCTCTGATCCATATTTTACTGCAGGTCAGATCATAGTGGTCCGGGCAAGCAACAACACTATTACCGGTGCTGCCAATATCAGCGGCAAGGTCGGGGTACAGACAGGAACAACCGGCGATGATGAAGTCAGTGCTATGACCGGTGTTGAAAAAGTATCGTATGACGACATCACTTTGGCATTTACCGCTTTACTGAGTAATCAGATTGATGCTGTGGTTTGCGATACTCCGGTAGCGGACGGTTATACCACTAAATATTCAACTCAATTGAAAACAGTTGGTAATGTATTAACTACCGAGGAATACGGAATTGCTGTTCCCAAAAGCAAAGAAGCTATTCTGGCCAAGATAAATCAAGGATTGGCTGCGGTCAAAGCCGATGGCACCATTGAGCAACTGGTTTTGAAATGGCTTGTTGGTTAG